The Gymnodinialimonas sp. 57CJ19 genome includes a window with the following:
- a CDS encoding Ig-like domain-containing protein: MFWLVALIGVTLGGEVQAQTVPDPNDSTLPTFACTGDIYQVQSGQLRIFDPVTSSYTNVGTNQGSYNGAGYNVVDGYAYASQRNNIIRIGSDGETEIAYSVGFGTYSGDLDRSNNFYLRRNNNRYDRVNLSTGAITTLNFVGVGGGPADVAFIPGGGDRLVGFSGGQMYVYNLTTLQKTRLNVSGGLPGGGFGATWTDLAGRLFTFNNNNGLLYEIFDYDTAAPSAVQVGVGDPSGNNDGFSCSQANFPNLAPLAQDDDFSTPVNVAITGDVTADNGNGVDNDPDGGALTVTGPDTGPSDGTLVLNADGTFLYTPDTYFLGTDTFTYTVTDPAGLTATATVTIDVTGDIGFEVDKRRISGVAVATAEGQLVNYLIEVENTGDIPLTGVNIVDTLPNGSTGTLIGPVEGGGTDGRDQLGRIDVGETWTYTISYTIEQGDIDSGAPVVNTVAVTTTETGTDVESDTASIPVDQDEGFTFTKTTDVASFAAVNDPVVFTFTVENTGNVTMTDVTVTDAFFDPDYSCTIATLAPGISDNTTCTFTYNVTQADIDRGEIVNMATVAANGAGGAALPEQTSTATVGGPAEAAAVRVVKTDEAGDLAFGPEGDTETFTFQVFNDGNVTLSGLVLNDPDLGLTCPLADLAPGADTTTCANGDPLSADLTITQALVDAATYTNTVTVTGSTTQGTAVSDDDTLVLTGPAQDLQLIVAKSVTGGNNYAAVGDMITYDYLVTNDGNITITSPITVADNRTSVSCPVLPAGGLAPQATITCTASYSVTQGDLDAGSVVNLATASVTQTLANGSTVTETSPQVSATANAAQSPAISIAKDLTSITDEDSTAQATLTYDEVNDVLNYTFTVTNTGNVTLTEQIVVTDTDIGATVNCGPATPNFGPGDSVTCTASYLVTQPDLENGSFVNTASAATTFGGHPVNTATPASETANAQQNPALTLAKTEDLPATLILLPGGTIDYTYVATNSGNVTLTDPITIDDDRFPSGGVVCPAFPAAGIAPGGTYTCTSTYTITVNDVYIGTVVNNATATSGRTTSPPASVTVPSLTDPALELTKDIISIADPVGGTASGLQFNEVDDVLTFEFEIENTGTVAFVRPITITDPLLTPNPITCYTPTPSDLAFAPGETATCTGEYTVTQGDLDDAEVINTAFASVEYNDVGQGPSTYNSPTASETVPAAANPELTVAKDVTTGPDPADVDDVLTYTITATNSGNQTLSDVSISDPLIPSLTCTVGGVAAPASVTLEPGEVLSCMGDYTVTQADVDAQTLSNTATASALSPNGTPVSETGTDTHPLATPAPEMLIVKTLTDGTPTPAYNVDGDTVSFTVEVRNTGNVTLSSIDVTDTRVPGTCTVGPLAPGESDDSCRFVYTVEQGDVDDGQIDNTASGLATPIATSGAGQITRTGNLITPGPTRTPEITLIKTADVTTFNASLQTITYTFEIENTGNITLTGAPSINDPGATGVTCDPLPVGGLLPGGTVSCTGTYDTEQGDVDAGQVVNTATASMPNPLDPGTPLTSTSSVTVLAEQTPSISITKTADVAQFTGANQTITYTYVIQNTGNVTLTAAPDLSDDRIADADLSCDPVPAGGLLPTQTLECTGTYETTQDDVNAGDVTNIAAVEIDDPTNPGTPLTAGATETVPAARNAAIEVVKTPSITTGAAEGNTITYTYVVTNRGNVTLTNILLDDQHTSASGTAPLAISGGGVVLSLDPLESATLTATYEVTQADVDAGVALTNTVTANATAPSGVTAPSDTDATSVDVSPAVPDMVVIKDVPNPPADMVAGVDVTFRILVENTGNVTLDNVTLTDTLGRLDGSVIGTPTPTGPALDIGTIGVLDVGETWEYALTYTLTQDDVDAGGISNSVLAEAADPSGTPVEDASDGNSPTGDAPTLVQIPAAPSIEAIKTITTPATTVGAQVVFQIAVENTGNVTLTSVGIASDTLTRLDGSAVTGAINGPTFASADGGSASGTLIPGETAFYTLSYTLTQEDIDAGGIQNTATATGTPPSGPAVTDVSDNDGIGDDNPTVQEIAPVLSLTLDKQLANGGPTFDDTTDVLTFEFVVTNTSNVTLTDPIVIDDPLITGAGGSVICPTGPVPPNTPVTCTGTYTVTQPDIDAGSVTNSATASSTFDDTPVVSPSDEVTVSASQEPELALLKESDPLPPADFVVGAVVSYTYTVTNTGNVTLLDPVTITDDRIQPAGITCPTFPAAGLAPTETYICTATYTVTGDDVDVGSVVNNATATSGTTVSPPASEITPTGAVAALDVAKSLASVTDAGGTPRPGGEFLAVGDILNYSFTVTNTGTRAFVGDIDVVDPLIAGGTVTCWTRIPGTDEDFRSGESATCTGSYAITQPDLDAGEVVNTAFASTSFGALPTTYNSPTDTVTSPGDADPEITFDKRVISAAITAVGQTITYEFEVQNTGNQTLTNITVTDPLLPGLTCEVATLDPGDILICSENYIVTQDDVDAGTVVNTATATGNTPAGGSVSDTDGETTTMPAAAPAMTLGKSASPDPFGPLGSDVIYTFTVTNTGNVTLRNIVVTDPLDPPYSCAVPDLAPGDSNASCTLAYTITQDDVDRAEIINTATVIATPDRGTIAPVDDTITTPGPTPDPALELTKTSSVDFLGDGGTVTYTFTVVNTGTVTLQPPSINDTMTHLDDGLPGGAIGPLSAPTESGMANNLLDVGETWTYTATYSIVLADVNAGGFQNTATATATDLLGNPTSDVSDDGDDGDGNAVDDPTVVEITGEPSLEVEKIVTTPGLIATDEVVFTITARNTGNVTLTTPDITDMLTQIDGTPVGGPVGVPTLTSGNVAGIDPGEEWVWELRYVLTQDDVDAGGLSNTATVTGTPPSGPDVSDVSRDGDPADGNNSDDPTEMEIERTPSIEVIKNTISVGDTPGEEVIFDIVVRNTGNVTLTGLTLTTEDLTNFDGSALSPDSIVQTAGDTTGLLAVNASATYRVTYTIQQSDINAGGVLNSATFQATSPTGSPVVDISDTGSGGGSTPTPAAINQIDEITVSKTAAVPIRINGTLTQVEFEIEIENTGNVTQTGIEVVDDLTGFVAPATLVGVDTPAVTDLNGAVGNGAYDGQTDTLVLDGAVDLDPGQGGTITLTVRYDIAGGNPASPNTVAVSSDRITMPVTATAVVAGITAEPDLFATKAASPQSAIIGDTITYTMTFENRLTTAEGALTLIDELPAGLEFTPGTATFNGASTPVPDVVGRQLRWPNVTIGAGETVTIALQARILGGESGELTNRAFIMAADGSVVSNIASATVTRRAEVLFDCADIIGRVFDDRDFDGIFDEGTEQGLPRVRLVTVDGTLITTDEHGRFSVPCAALPRADIGSNFQLELDDRTLPTGFFITTENPRILRVTPGTMTVFNFGATFGQLIEIDLTAAAFQANGQPSDALLQGIDRLMQVLGERPSVLELDYYRGEESAELARRNLQVLEELIEQRWRRSADYELRIVTSIARIR, encoded by the coding sequence ATGTTTTGGTTAGTGGCGCTGATTGGCGTGACGCTAGGGGGCGAGGTTCAGGCGCAAACTGTTCCCGACCCAAACGATTCCACTTTGCCGACCTTCGCTTGTACCGGTGACATCTATCAGGTGCAGTCCGGCCAATTGCGTATCTTCGACCCGGTCACCTCCTCCTATACCAACGTCGGCACCAACCAAGGCAGCTACAACGGCGCGGGCTACAACGTCGTGGATGGCTATGCCTATGCGTCCCAAAGGAACAATATTATTCGGATCGGGTCGGACGGGGAAACCGAGATCGCCTATTCCGTGGGCTTCGGGACATATTCCGGTGATCTGGACCGGTCAAACAACTTCTACCTGCGCCGCAACAACAACCGCTACGATCGGGTTAACCTTTCCACCGGCGCGATCACGACGCTGAACTTTGTTGGTGTTGGTGGCGGGCCGGCAGACGTCGCCTTCATTCCGGGCGGTGGGGACCGTTTGGTCGGTTTCAGTGGCGGTCAGATGTATGTCTACAATCTGACGACCCTGCAAAAGACGCGCTTGAACGTATCCGGCGGCTTGCCAGGCGGGGGCTTTGGCGCAACCTGGACGGATTTGGCCGGGCGGCTTTTCACTTTCAACAACAACAATGGCCTTCTGTACGAGATTTTCGACTACGACACCGCTGCACCAAGTGCGGTGCAGGTTGGCGTCGGTGATCCTTCTGGCAACAATGACGGGTTCTCCTGTTCACAAGCCAACTTCCCGAACCTCGCCCCCCTGGCCCAGGACGATGACTTTTCGACGCCTGTAAACGTCGCGATCACCGGAGACGTGACGGCAGACAATGGCAACGGCGTCGATAACGACCCCGATGGCGGCGCGCTGACGGTGACCGGGCCAGACACGGGGCCATCGGACGGCACATTGGTGCTGAACGCTGACGGTACGTTTCTTTACACACCTGACACCTATTTCCTTGGCACGGATACCTTCACCTACACGGTGACCGACCCGGCCGGGCTGACCGCGACAGCGACGGTGACCATTGATGTGACCGGCGATATTGGGTTTGAGGTCGACAAGCGCCGCATCTCGGGTGTGGCGGTGGCCACCGCCGAGGGGCAGCTCGTCAATTATCTGATTGAGGTTGAGAATACCGGAGATATCCCGCTGACCGGTGTTAACATCGTTGATACCTTGCCTAACGGCAGCACCGGCACCTTGATTGGTCCTGTTGAGGGCGGCGGCACCGATGGGCGTGATCAGCTTGGCCGCATAGATGTGGGCGAAACGTGGACCTACACGATCTCTTACACCATCGAGCAAGGCGACATCGACAGCGGCGCGCCCGTGGTGAACACGGTTGCAGTGACCACGACAGAAACCGGAACGGACGTGGAAAGCGACACAGCCTCCATCCCCGTGGATCAGGACGAAGGCTTCACCTTTACCAAAACCACCGACGTCGCAAGCTTTGCTGCGGTAAACGACCCGGTGGTCTTTACCTTTACGGTCGAGAATACCGGCAACGTGACGATGACTGATGTAACTGTCACGGATGCGTTTTTTGACCCCGATTACTCCTGCACCATCGCCACCCTAGCGCCGGGCATCAGCGACAATACGACCTGTACTTTCACCTACAACGTAACCCAGGCCGATATTGACCGGGGCGAGATCGTCAACATGGCCACCGTCGCGGCCAATGGGGCCGGGGGCGCGGCCCTGCCTGAACAGACCAGCACGGCCACCGTTGGAGGCCCCGCTGAAGCGGCGGCGGTTCGGGTTGTGAAAACCGATGAAGCAGGCGATCTTGCCTTTGGGCCAGAGGGCGATACCGAGACCTTCACTTTTCAGGTGTTCAATGATGGAAATGTGACCCTATCGGGCCTTGTCCTGAACGACCCGGACCTAGGCCTTACGTGCCCATTGGCTGATTTGGCACCCGGCGCCGATACGACGACCTGCGCCAATGGCGATCCGTTGAGCGCGGATTTGACGATCACGCAGGCCTTGGTCGATGCTGCTACCTATACCAACACGGTCACGGTGACAGGCTCGACAACGCAGGGCACCGCCGTCAGCGATGACGATACCCTGGTGCTGACAGGCCCGGCCCAAGACCTGCAACTGATCGTGGCCAAGTCGGTGACCGGGGGCAACAACTACGCGGCTGTGGGTGACATGATCACCTATGACTATTTGGTCACCAACGATGGCAACATCACGATCACCAGCCCGATTACCGTGGCTGACAACCGCACCAGCGTGTCCTGCCCCGTGCTACCTGCGGGCGGCCTTGCACCACAGGCGACGATCACCTGTACGGCCAGCTATTCCGTGACCCAAGGCGATCTGGACGCCGGAAGTGTTGTGAACCTTGCCACGGCGAGTGTGACCCAGACGCTCGCCAATGGCTCCACCGTGACAGAGACGTCCCCTCAGGTCTCGGCCACCGCCAATGCAGCTCAATCGCCCGCAATCAGCATCGCGAAAGATCTGACCTCCATCACCGATGAGGACAGCACCGCACAGGCCACGCTGACCTATGATGAGGTCAACGATGTTTTGAACTACACCTTCACGGTCACGAATACCGGCAACGTGACGCTGACCGAACAGATCGTGGTCACCGATACAGACATTGGCGCAACTGTGAATTGTGGCCCCGCGACCCCGAACTTTGGGCCGGGCGACAGCGTGACCTGCACGGCCAGCTACCTCGTGACGCAGCCCGATCTGGAAAACGGCAGCTTTGTGAACACAGCCAGCGCCGCAACGACCTTTGGCGGCCACCCTGTCAATACGGCGACCCCGGCCAGCGAAACGGCTAACGCGCAGCAGAATCCCGCGCTGACGCTTGCCAAGACCGAAGATCTTCCCGCGACACTGATTTTGTTGCCGGGGGGCACGATCGATTACACCTATGTCGCCACCAACTCCGGCAACGTCACGTTGACGGATCCGATTACAATCGACGATGACCGCTTCCCTTCGGGTGGAGTCGTCTGTCCGGCATTCCCCGCGGCCGGGATCGCTCCGGGCGGCACCTATACCTGTACCTCGACTTATACAATTACCGTCAATGACGTTTATATCGGCACGGTTGTTAACAACGCGACGGCCACTTCCGGCAGAACCACGTCACCCCCGGCAAGCGTGACCGTGCCCTCTTTAACAGATCCGGCTCTGGAACTGACCAAGGACATCATTTCAATTGCAGATCCTGTTGGCGGCACGGCAAGCGGTCTGCAATTCAACGAAGTCGATGACGTCCTAACCTTCGAATTCGAGATCGAAAACACTGGCACCGTGGCTTTCGTGCGACCGATCACCATTACCGACCCGCTGCTGACGCCGAACCCGATCACCTGTTATACGCCGACACCAAGCGACCTTGCGTTCGCACCGGGTGAAACGGCGACCTGCACGGGCGAATATACGGTGACGCAGGGCGATCTGGACGACGCCGAAGTGATCAATACGGCGTTCGCTTCGGTCGAATACAATGATGTGGGGCAGGGGCCGAGCACCTATAATTCGCCCACCGCGTCGGAAACCGTGCCAGCCGCGGCAAACCCGGAACTGACCGTAGCCAAGGATGTGACCACGGGCCCGGATCCGGCGGATGTCGACGATGTCCTGACGTATACGATCACGGCCACGAACTCCGGCAATCAAACGCTCAGTGACGTCAGCATTAGTGATCCCCTGATCCCAAGCCTGACCTGTACCGTGGGTGGTGTGGCGGCCCCTGCAAGCGTGACACTGGAACCGGGCGAGGTTCTGTCTTGCATGGGCGATTACACCGTGACGCAGGCCGATGTAGATGCGCAGACGCTTTCCAATACCGCAACGGCCTCGGCGCTGTCGCCCAATGGCACTCCGGTGTCCGAGACCGGAACCGATACCCATCCGCTGGCCACTCCGGCGCCTGAAATGCTGATCGTCAAGACATTGACCGACGGCACACCAACGCCTGCCTACAACGTCGACGGGGACACAGTCAGCTTCACTGTCGAAGTGCGTAATACTGGCAACGTAACGCTGAGCAGCATCGACGTGACTGATACGCGGGTGCCGGGCACTTGCACCGTCGGGCCGCTTGCGCCGGGCGAAAGCGATGATAGCTGCCGGTTCGTCTACACGGTCGAACAGGGCGACGTGGATGACGGCCAGATCGACAACACCGCCAGTGGTTTGGCCACGCCGATTGCGACGTCTGGCGCGGGGCAGATCACTCGGACGGGCAACCTGATCACTCCGGGGCCCACGCGGACGCCGGAGATCACGCTGATCAAAACCGCCGATGTGACCACCTTCAACGCGTCGCTACAGACGATCACCTATACGTTCGAGATTGAGAACACCGGCAATATCACTCTGACCGGTGCGCCCTCGATTAATGATCCCGGTGCGACGGGCGTGACCTGTGATCCGCTTCCTGTGGGCGGGCTTTTGCCCGGCGGCACTGTGTCATGTACCGGCACCTATGATACCGAACAGGGTGACGTGGACGCGGGGCAGGTGGTCAACACCGCCACGGCCTCCATGCCCAATCCGCTAGATCCGGGCACGCCTCTGACTTCGACATCCTCGGTCACGGTTCTGGCTGAACAGACCCCCTCGATCAGCATAACCAAGACGGCGGATGTGGCGCAATTCACCGGGGCGAACCAGACGATTACATATACTTATGTGATCCAGAACACCGGCAACGTGACGCTGACGGCGGCTCCTGATCTTTCCGATGACCGCATCGCTGACGCAGACCTCAGCTGTGATCCCGTTCCCGCTGGCGGGCTGCTGCCGACGCAGACGCTTGAATGCACGGGCACCTACGAGACCACGCAGGACGATGTGAATGCGGGTGATGTGACCAACATCGCCGCCGTTGAAATTGATGACCCGACCAATCCCGGTACGCCCCTGACCGCAGGGGCCACGGAAACGGTTCCCGCCGCGCGCAATGCAGCGATCGAAGTGGTGAAGACACCTTCGATCACGACAGGTGCCGCAGAAGGTAACACCATCACCTATACCTACGTTGTGACGAACCGGGGCAATGTGACGCTCACCAACATCTTGTTGGACGATCAGCATACCTCGGCTTCGGGCACGGCACCTTTGGCGATCAGCGGTGGCGGGGTTGTCCTGTCGCTCGATCCGCTAGAAAGTGCCACGCTGACGGCGACATATGAAGTGACACAGGCGGATGTGGATGCGGGCGTGGCCCTTACCAACACCGTCACGGCAAATGCAACCGCCCCCTCGGGCGTGACTGCGCCCAGTGACACGGATGCGACTTCGGTCGATGTGTCGCCCGCCGTGCCGGACATGGTAGTCATCAAGGATGTCCCGAACCCGCCCGCTGATATGGTGGCGGGCGTGGATGTAACCTTCCGCATTCTGGTGGAAAACACCGGGAATGTGACCCTCGACAATGTAACCCTGACCGACACGCTTGGGCGGTTGGACGGCTCTGTGATCGGAACGCCCACCCCAACCGGCCCTGCGCTGGACATTGGAACGATTGGTGTATTGGACGTGGGTGAGACGTGGGAATATGCGCTCACCTACACGTTGACGCAGGACGATGTGGACGCAGGCGGTATCTCGAACTCGGTGCTGGCCGAGGCTGCGGACCCTTCTGGCACCCCGGTCGAGGATGCTTCGGACGGCAACTCACCCACCGGCGACGCGCCGACACTCGTTCAGATCCCTGCCGCGCCCTCGATTGAGGCGATCAAGACGATCACCACCCCGGCGACCACCGTGGGCGCGCAGGTCGTGTTCCAGATTGCGGTTGAGAATACCGGTAACGTAACCCTGACCAGCGTTGGCATCGCCTCCGACACATTGACGCGGCTTGATGGCTCCGCTGTGACCGGCGCGATTAACGGCCCGACATTTGCAAGCGCTGATGGGGGCTCTGCCTCCGGCACGCTGATACCGGGAGAGACGGCCTTCTACACGCTCTCTTATACGCTGACACAGGAGGATATCGACGCAGGCGGCATTCAGAACACCGCCACCGCAACAGGTACCCCGCCAAGCGGTCCCGCGGTAACGGATGTGTCCGACAATGACGGCATCGGCGATGACAATCCGACCGTACAAGAAATCGCGCCGGTCCTTAGCCTTACCCTCGACAAGCAACTTGCCAACGGCGGGCCAACCTTCGACGACACGACCGATGTGCTGACGTTCGAATTTGTCGTGACCAACACAAGTAACGTGACCCTGACCGACCCCATCGTCATCGACGATCCGTTGATCACTGGGGCGGGTGGATCGGTCATCTGCCCAACCGGACCGGTGCCGCCAAACACACCCGTCACTTGCACGGGCACCTACACGGTGACGCAACCCGACATCGACGCCGGGTCCGTCACCAATAGCGCAACCGCGTCCTCCACCTTCGACGACACCCCCGTCGTCAGCCCCTCCGACGAGGTCACCGTTTCCGCCTCGCAAGAACCAGAACTTGCCCTCCTGAAAGAGTCGGACCCTCTGCCGCCTGCCGATTTCGTAGTCGGTGCCGTGGTGAGCTACACCTACACCGTGACCAACACGGGCAATGTCACGCTGCTGGACCCGGTCACGATCACCGATGACCGCATCCAACCGGCCGGCATCACCTGTCCGACGTTTCCTGCGGCGGGCCTTGCCCCAACGGAAACCTATATCTGCACCGCCACATATACGGTGACGGGCGATGACGTGGATGTGGGCTCTGTCGTCAACAACGCCACGGCGACCTCGGGCACGACGGTTTCACCACCGGCCAGTGAAATCACGCCCACGGGCGCCGTAGCCGCGCTTGACGTTGCAAAATCCCTTGCCTCCGTCACCGATGCCGGCGGCACACCACGGCCCGGCGGCGAATTCCTCGCCGTGGGCGATATTTTGAATTACTCCTTCACGGTCACCAACACGGGAACTCGTGCCTTTGTGGGCGACATAGATGTGGTCGATCCGCTGATTGCGGGCGGCACTGTCACTTGCTGGACACGCATTCCCGGCACGGATGAGGATTTCCGCAGCGGAGAGAGCGCCACCTGCACCGGATCCTATGCGATCACGCAGCCCGATCTGGATGCGGGCGAGGTGGTCAATACCGCCTTTGCCTCGACCAGCTTTGGGGCGCTTCCGACAACGTATAATTCGCCCACCGATACCGTGACCTCACCCGGCGATGCCGACCCGGAAATCACCTTCGACAAGCGTGTGATCAGCGCCGCGATCACCGCCGTAGGCCAGACGATCACCTATGAATTTGAGGTGCAGAACACCGGCAACCAGACGCTGACGAATATCACCGTCACGGACCCGCTTTTGCCCGGCCTGACCTGCGAAGTGGCAACGCTTGATCCCGGCGACATCCTGATCTGTTCCGAGAATTACATCGTCACGCAGGATGATGTGGACGCGGGCACGGTCGTGAATACCGCGACGGCCACGGGCAACACGCCCGCGGGCGGCAGCGTGTCGGATACCGATGGCGAAACGACCACGATGCCCGCCGCCGCTCCGGCAATGACCCTTGGCAAATCCGCCTCGCCCGACCCGTTCGGCCCCTTGGGGAGCGATGTGATCTACACGTTCACTGTGACCAACACGGGCAACGTGACCCTGCGCAATATCGTGGTGACCGATCCGCTTGATCCGCCCTATAGCTGCGCTGTGCCCGATCTGGCCCCGGGCGACAGCAACGCAAGCTGCACGCTGGCCTATACGATCACCCAAGATGACGTGGACCGGGCCGAAATTATCAATACGGCCACTGTCATAGCAACGCCGGATCGCGGCACCATTGCGCCTGTTGACGACACGATCACCACGCCCGGTCCAACACCGGACCCGGCGCTTGAGCTGACCAAGACCAGCAGTGTCGATTTCCTTGGGGATGGCGGCACGGTGACCTACACGTTTACGGTCGTGAACACAGGCACAGTCACGCTGCAACCGCCGAGCATTAACGATACGATGACCCATCTGGATGATGGCTTGCCAGGTGGGGCAATCGGTCCGCTGTCTGCCCCCACCGAAAGTGGCATGGCCAACAACTTGTTGGATGTAGGTGAGACTTGGACTTACACCGCGACTTACTCAATTGTGCTCGCTGATGTGAACGCGGGCGGATTCCAGAATACTGCGACGGCGACCGCCACAGATCTTCTGGGTAATCCGACATCCGACGTTTCGGACGACGGTGACGACGGCGACGGAAACGCTGTCGATGACCCCACTGTCGTTGAGATCACTGGCGAGCCGTCTCTTGAGGTCGAGAAAATCGTCACGACGCCCGGCCTGATTGCGACCGATGAAGTGGTCTTCACGATCACCGCACGCAACACCGGCAACGTGACGCTGACCACGCCCGATATCACTGACATGTTGACGCAGATTGACGGCACGCCTGTGGGCGGACCCGTTGGTGTGCCGACACTGACCTCGGGCAATGTGGCCGGGATTGATCCCGGTGAAGAATGGGTGTGGGAACTGCGCTATGTGTTGACTCAGGATGATGTCGATGCGGGCGGACTGTCCAATACGGCCACCGTCACAGGCACTCCGCCCAGTGGTCCGGACGTCAGCGACGTGTCGCGCGATGGCGACCCTGCCGATGGCAACAACTCCGATGATCCCACCGAAATGGAGATCGAGCGCACTCCTTCTATTGAGGTAATCAAAAACACGATCTCTGTTGGGGACACGCCCGGCGAAGAAGTCATCTTTGATATTGTAGTGCGTAACACGGGCAACGTGACGTTGACGGGCCTTACGTTGACCACAGAGGATTTGACCAACTTTGATGGCTCGGCCCTTTCGCCCGACAGCATCGTTCAGACGGCAGGTGATACCACGGGCCTACTAGCGGTGAATGCCTCGGCTACCTACCGTGTGACCTACACGATCCAGCAGAGCGACATTAACGCAGGCGGTGTTCTGAACTCGGCCACGTTCCAGGCGACGTCGCCAACCGGATCGCCGGTCGTGGACATCTCGGACACCGGCAGCGGCGGTGGCAGCACGCCAACTCCGGCTGCAATTAACCAGATTGACGAGATAACGGTCAGCAAGACAGCAGCAGTGCCGATCCGGATCAACGGGACCTTGACGCAGGTGGAATTCGAGATCGAGATCGAGAATACCGGTAACGTGACTCAAACCGGCATTGAAGTGGTTGATGATCTGACCGGCTTTGTGGCCCCAGCCACGCTGGTCGGGGTCGATACACCGGCCGTGACTGATCTGAACGGCGCAGTGGGCAACGGGGCCTATGATGGACAGACGGACACGCTTGTTCTGGACGGGGCCGTTGACCTTGATCCGGGGCAGGGCGGCACCATCACTCTGACCGTGCGCTACGATATTGCCGGGGGCAATCCGGCCTCACCGAATACGGTGGCGGTCTCGTCGGACCGTATCACGATGCCGGTGACCGCAACGGCAGTCGTGGCGGGGATCACCGCGGAACCTGATCTATTCGCTACCAAGGCGGCATCTCCGCAATCGGCTATTATCGGTGATACGATCACCTATACGATGACCTTCGAGAACCGTCTAACCACAGCGGAAGGCGCGCTGACGCTGATCGACGAATTGCCTGCGGGACTTGAATTTACACCGGGGACAGCCACCTTTAACGGCGCTTCGACACCCGTGCCCGATGTTGTTGGGCGTCAATTGCGATGGCCCAATGTGACCATTGGGGCGGGAGAGACGGTTACCATCGCCCTTCAGGCCCGCATCCTTGGCGGCGAAAGCGGCGAGCTGACCAACCGTGCCTTTATCATGGCGGCGGACGGATCGGTCGTTTCCAACATCGCTTCCGCAACCGTAACGCGGCGGGCCGAGGTTCTGTTTGATTGCGCCGACATCATCGGGCGTGTCTTTGATGATCGTGACTTTGACGGGATCTTTGACGAAGGCACCGAGCAAGGCCTGCCGCGTGTGCGCCTCGTAACGGTAGATGGCACCTTGATCACCACCGATGAACATGGCCGTTTCTCGGTGCCCTGTGCGGCGCTGCCCCGGGCCGACATCGGGTCAAATTTCCAGTTGGAGCTGGACGACCGCACTTTGCCGACCGGTTTCTTTATCACAACTGAAAACCCCCGTATCCTGCGGGTGACGCCCGGCACGATGACAGTGTTCAACTTCGGGGCAACCTTTGGTCAACTGATCGAGATTGACCTGACCGCGGCTGCGTTCCAAGCCAACGGCCAGCCGTCCGACGCCTTGCTTCAGGGCATCGACCGATTGATGCAGGTGCTGGGTGAACGGCCATCGGTGCTGGAGTTGGATTACTATCGCGGTGAAGAAAGCGCAGAGCTTGCGCGGCGCAACCTTCAAGTGCTGGAGGAGTTGATCGAACAGCGCTGGCGTCGTTCTGCGGATTACGAACTTCGGATCGTAACCAGCATCGCGCGGATCAGGTAA
- a CDS encoding transposase, producing the protein MGTNNYSDDFKRDAVAQITERGYPVREVSKRLGVSAYSLYKWLKLYGAPASNPKRKHTNNGMLSPVDFERRQQKLREAGV; encoded by the coding sequence ATGGGGACAAACAACTACAGCGATGACTTCAAGCGGGACGCGGTCGCGCAGATCACCGAGCGAGGGTATCCGGTTCGAGAGGTCTCGAAGCGTTTGGGCGTCAGCGCGTATTCTCTGTACAAGTGGCTGAAGCTCTACGGCGCGCCTGCGTCCAACCCAAAGCGCAAGCACACGAACAACGGCATGCTGTCGCCCGTAGACTTCGAAAGAAGACAGCAGAAACTGAGAGAGGCAGGTGTCTAG